In Brassica rapa cultivar Chiifu-401-42 chromosome A06, CAAS_Brap_v3.01, whole genome shotgun sequence, a single window of DNA contains:
- the LOC103874731 gene encoding dof zinc finger protein DOF5.6, producing the protein MGLTSLQVCMDSDWLQEAESSGGSMLDSTSTSPSAADILAACSTRPQASAMAVAAAALMDGGRRLRPPHDHPQKCPRCESTHTKFCYYNNYSLSQPRYFCKTCRRYWTKGGTLRNIPVGGGCRKNKKPSSSNSSSSTSSGKKPSHIVTTNTSDLMALAHSHQNYQNDSLGFSHFGANGMIGSSTALGHSNVGFLESKYGVLLSPIPRPIEFLDSNFDLMGVNNDNLVMVDPGSNGDHHQHHMGLNHGLGLNNNNNNDGFHGFCPASNGNGGGGLMDISTSQRLMLSNYDHHHYNHHEDNQRVTSIMDLKPSPKLLSLDWQQCQGNSNGSGGKSDGGGYVGGSYISGLGSSWNGLMSGYGSSTKTNYLV; encoded by the exons atGGGTCTCACTTCTCTTCAAGTTTGCATGGATTCTGACTGGCTCCAG GAAGCTGAGTCATCAGGAGGAAGCATGTTAGACTCTACATCGACTTCTCCATCAGCAGCCGACATACTAGCTGCTTGCAGCACTAGACCACAAGCCTCGGCCATGGCTGTAGCCGCGGCTGCTCTGATGGACGGTGGAAGGAGGCTGCGTCCACCTCACGACCATCCTCAGAAGTGCCCTCGTTGCGAGTCAACACATACTAAGTTCTGTTACTACAATAACTATAGTCTCTCTCAGCCTCGTTACTTCTGCAAGACTTGTCGCCGTTACTGGACCAAAGGCGGCACTCTAAGGAATATTCCGGTCGGTGGTGGCTGCCGGAAAAACAAGAAACCCTCTTCATCTAATTCTTCATCCTCCACGTCTTCCGGAAAAAAGCCATCCCACATTGTTACCACTAATACCAGTGACCTTATGGCTTTAGCACATTCTCATCAGAACTACCAGAATGACTCTCTCGGGTTTTCACATTTTGGTGCGAATGGGATGATCGGGTCTTCCACAGCTCTCGGCCATAGTAACGTTGGTTTCTTGGAGAGCAAGTATGGCGTTTTGCTTTCACCGATCCCTAGACCTATTGAGTTTTTGGACAGTAACTTTGATCTCATGGGAGTGAACAATGACAATCTAGTCATGGTTGATCCTGGAAGTAACGGTGATCATCATCAACATCACATGGGTCTAAATCACGGATTAGGtcttaacaacaacaacaacaatgatGGGTTTCACGGGTTTTGTCCGGCAAGCAACGgaaatggtggtggtggtctcATGGATATCTCTACATCCCAAAGACTTATGCTATCTAATTATGACCATCATCATTATAATCATCATGAAGATAATCAAAGGGTAACATCAATAATGGATTTGAAGCCAAGTCCAAAGCTGTTATCGCTTGATTGGCAACAATGTCAAGGCAACTCCAATGGTAGCGGAGGAAAATCTGACGGTGGTGGATACGTAGGTGGCAGCTATATTAGCGGCTTAGGTTCGTCGTGGAATGGTTTGATGAGTGGCTATGGTTCGTCCACTAAAACAAACTACTTGGTTTAA
- the LOC117126119 gene encoding uncharacterized protein LOC117126119: MSLANLNKLPTKVRMSSWGLIVQTAYCFCNNHGKSRDHLLLSCSYTASLWRPTFARLDRHHTPFISWSKLTSWIRVSVTSAPSTVKKLATQSLLNNTWRQCN; the protein is encoded by the coding sequence ATGTCGCTTGCTAATCTTAACAAGTTGCCAACTAAAGTGAGGATGTCTTCTTGGGGCCTCATCGTTCAAACTGCCTACTGTTTCTGCAACAATCATGGAAAGTCAAGAGACCACTTGCTCCTTTCCTGTTCTTACACGGCATCACTTTGGAGGCCGACCTTCGCTCGTCTTGACCGTCACCACACTCCCTTCATTTCATGGAGCAAGCTCACGTCATGGATCAGAGTTTCTGTTACTTCAGCGCCGTCCACCGTTAAGAAGCTGGCCACTCAATCACTGCTAAACAACACATGGAGACAATGCAACTGA